The following coding sequences lie in one Monomorium pharaonis isolate MP-MQ-018 chromosome 1, ASM1337386v2, whole genome shotgun sequence genomic window:
- the LOC105834243 gene encoding DNA-directed RNA polymerase II subunit RPB1, with amino-acid sequence MATSDSKAPLRTVKRVQFGILSPDEIRRMSVTDGGIRFPETMEGGRPKLGGLMDPRQGVIDRNSRCQTCAGNMTECPGHFGHIDLAKPVFHVGFITKTIKILRCVCFYCSKLLVNPHNPKIKEIVMKTKGQPRKRLAFVYDLCKSKNICEGGDEMDINKENMETQPQDRKPGHGGCGRYQPNLRRSGLDVTAEWKHVNEDSQEKKIILSAERAWEILKHIKDEESFILGMDPKFARPDWMIVTVLPVPPLSVRPAVIMYGSAKNQDDLTHKLADIIKSNNELLRNEQSGAAAHVISENIKMLQFHVATLVDNDMPGMPRAMQKSGKPLKALKARLKGKEGRIRGNLMGKRVDFSARTVITPDPNLRIDQVGVPRSIAQNLTFPEIVTPFNIDKMQVLVRRGNSQYPGAKYIVRDNGERIDLRFHPKSSDLHLQCGYRVERHIRDGDLVIFNRQPTLHKMSMMGHRVKVLPWSTFRMNLSCTSPYNADFDGDEMNLHVPQSMETRAEVENIHVTPRQIITPQANKPVMGIVQDTLTAVRKMTKRDVFIEKEQMMNLLMFLPSWDGKMPQPCILKPKPLWTGKQLFSLIIPGNVNMIRTHSTHPDEEDDGPYKWISPGDTKVMVEHGELVMGILCKKTLGTSAGSLLHICMLELGHEVCGRFYGNIQTVINNWLLLEGHSIGIGDTIADPQTYLEIQKAIKKAKEDVIEVIQKAHNMELEPTPGNTLRQTFENQVNRILNDARDKTGGSAKKSLTEYNNLKAMVVSGSKGSNINISQVIACVGQQNVEGKRIPFGFRKRTLPHFIKDDYGPESRGFVENSYLAGLTPSEFYFHAMGGREGLIDTAVKTAETGYIQRRLIKAMESVMVHYDGTVRNSVGQLIQLRYGEDGLCGETVEFQNLPTIKVSNKAFEKKFKFDPTNERYLRRIFNEDIVREMMGSGEVISELEREWEQLNRDRTVLREIFPSGESKVVLPCNLQRMIWNVQKIFHINKRAPTDLSPMRVIQGVKNLLEKCIIVAGDDRLSKQANENATLLFQCLVRSTLCTKCVSEEFRLSSEAFEWLIGEIETRFQQAQVSPGEMVGALAAQSLGEPATQMTLNTFHFAGVSSKNVTLGVPRLKEIINISKKPKAPSLTVFLTGAAARDAEKAKNVLCRLEHTTLKKVTANTAIYYDPDPQNTVIAEDQEFVNVYYEMPDFDPTKISPWLLRIELDRKRMTDKKLTMEQIAEKINAGFGDDLNCIFNDDNAEKLVLRIRIMNSDDNKFQDTDEETVDKMEDDMFLRCIEANMLSDMTLQGIEAIGKVYMHLPQTDSKKRIVITETGEFKAIAEWLLETDGTSLMKVLSERDVDPVRTFSNDICEIFQVLGIEAVRKSVEKEMNAVLQFYGLYVNYRHLALLCDVMTAKGHLMAITRHGINRQDTGALMRCSFEETVDVLLDAASHAEVDPMRGVSENIIMGQLPRIGTGCFDLLLDAEKCKSGIEIPMAVGAGMMGTAGMFFGSVTGISSMSPQMTPWMGATPGYGASSMSPALSSGMTPGGACFSPSGASDASGLSPAYSAYSPQPGSPGSPGPSMSPFPMSPAGAASPSYSPTSPAYLPTSPSMTPSSPNYSPTSPTYSPTSPNYSPTSPSYSPTSPSYSPTSPSYSPTSPSYSPTSPSYSPTSPSYSPTSPSYSPTSPSYSPTSPSYSPTSPSYSPTSPSYSPTSPSYSPTSPSYSPTSPSYSPTSPSYSPTSPSYSPSSPNYTPASPSYSPTSPSYSPSSPQYSPASPSYSPSSPKYSPTSPSYSPTSPSFAGTSPQYTPASPTYSPTSPTYSPTSPSYSPSSPQHTASGSTRYSPSSPNYSPTSPTYSPTSPQYSPSSTKYSPTSPTYTPTSPSYSPTSPTYSPPVPGYSPTSPTYSPASPAYETDE; translated from the exons ATGGCGACGTCCGACTCCAAAGCACCTCTGCGAACGGTGAAACGGGTCCAGTTTGGCATCCTGTCGCCAGATGAAATA CGTCGTATGTCAGTTACTGATGGTGGCATACGGTTTCCTGAAACTATGGAAGGTGGTCGCCCTAAACTGGGTGGCCTCATGGATCCACGGCAAGGTGTTATTGACAGAAATTCCAGGTGTCAGACTTGTGCCGGCAATATGACAGAATGCCCTGGCCATTTTGGTCATATAGATCTAGCAAAACCAGTATTCCATGTAGGATTTATTACCAAAACTATAAAGATATTGAGATGTGTGTGCTTCTACTGCTCCAAATTGCTTGTTAACCCt CATAATCCAAAGATTAAAGAAATTGTCATGAAGACGAAGGGTCAGCCACGAAAACGACTTGCATTCGTTTACGATCTGTGTAAAAGCAAGAACATTTGCGAAGGCGGAGATGAGATGGACATTAATAAGGAGAATATGGAAACTCAACCGCAAGACAGAAAACCAGGACACGGTGGATGTGGTAGATATCAGCCCAATCTCAGACGATCCGGCTTAGATGTAACTGCAGAGTGGAAGCATGTAAACGAGGATTCACAAGAAAAGAAGATAATTCTCTCGGCCGAGAGGGCCTGGGAAATCTTGAAGCACATTAAGGACGAGGAGTCCTTCATCTTGGGCATGGATCCGAAATTTGCTAGGCCGGATTGGATGATAGTCACGGTGTTGCCAGTGCCACCGTTGTCTGTGAGACCTGCAGTTATCATGTATGGTTCTGCTAAAAATCAGGATGACTTGACGCACAAACTGGCGGACATTATTAAGTCGAACAACGAGTTACTACGAAACGAACAATCCGGCGCGGCAGCGCACGTGATCTCCGAGAACATAAAGATGCTGCAATTCCATGTGGCGACGCTTGTCGACAATGACATGCCTGGGATGCCCCGGGCGATGCAAAAGTCGGGCAAACCGCTTAAAGCGTTGAAAGCCCGACTGAAAGGAAAGGAAGGCAGGATTCGTGGAAATTTGATGGGTAAACGCGTGGACTTCTCCGCGCGTACCGTTATCACGCCGGATCCTAATCTGCGCATCGATCAGGTGGGTGTCCCGCGCAGTATAGCGCAGAACTTGACATTTCCAGAGATTGTGACGCCCTTCAACATTGACAAGATGCAAGTACTGGTTAGGCGTGGCAATTCACAATATCCCGGCGCGAAGTACATTGTTCGCGACAACGGCGAGAGAATCGATTTGCGTTTCCATCCCAAATCCTCGGATCTGCATTTGCAATGCGGCTACCGAGTAGAACGGCACATCCGCGACGGCGATCTCGTCATCTTCAATCGTCAGCCGACTCTTCACAAGATGAGTATGATGGGTCATCGTGTCAAGGTGTTGCCATGGAGCACGTTTCGCATGAATTTGAGCTGCACGTCGCCATACAACGCTGACTTTGATGGCGACGAAATGAATCTGCACGTGCCACAATCGATGGAGACGCGCGCCGAGGTTGAGAACATTCACGTGACGCCGCGACAGATTATCACCCCGCAGGCGAACAAGCCAGTCATGGGAATTGTACAGGATACCTTAACAGCAGTCAGGAAGATGACTAAGCGCGACGTATTCATCGAGAAGGAGCAAATGATGAATCTGCTCATGTTTTTACCGAGCTGGGACGGCAAAATGCCGCAGCCGTGTATTCTGAAGCCGAAGCCGCTGTGGACTGGCAAGCAGTTGTTCTCCCTTATCATCCCGGGTAATGTAAACATGATACGAACGCACAGCACACATCCAGACGAAGAGGACGACGGTCCGTACAAATGGATCTCGCCAGGCGACACCAAAGTAATGGTGGAACATGGCGAACTTGTGATGGGTATTCTCTGCAAAAAGACTCTGGGTACCTCCGCCGGATCTTTACTTCACATCTGTATGCTCGAACTGGGCCACGAAGTGTGCGGACGTTTCTACGGTAACATTCAAACTGTTATCAACAATTGGCTGTTATTGGAGGGTCATTCAATCGGTATTGGCGACACTATTGCCGATCCGCAGACATACTTGGAGATCCAGAAGGCGATCAAGAAGGCTAAAGAGGACGTGATAGAGGTGATTCAGAAGGCGCACAACATGGAACTCGAGCCCACGCCTGGCAACACACTTCGCCAGACCTTTGAAAATCAGGTGAACAGGATACTGAACGACGCTCGAGACAAGACCGGTGGCTCTGCAAAGAAGTCCTTGACAGAATACAATAATTTGAAGGCCATGGTGGTGTCGGGTTCGAAAGGCTCCAACATCAATATCTCTCAAGTCATCGCTTGCGTCGGTCAACAGAATGTCGAGGGTAAACGTATACCCTTTGGCTTCCGTAAAAGAACGCTGCCACATTTCATCAAAGACGATTACGGACCAGAGTCCCGTGGTTTTGTTGAGAATTCATATCTCGCTGGTCTCACGCCGTCTGAGTTCTACTTCCACGCGATGGGAGGTCGTGAAGGTCTCATCGATACCGCCGTGAAAACGGCCGAGACTGGTTACATTCAGCGTCGTTTGATAAAGGCTATGGAGTCTGTGATGGTGCACTACGACGGCACCGTACGCAACTCCGTCGGTCAGTTGATTCAGCTGCGTTACGGAGAGGACGGTCTCTGCGGCGAGACTGTCGAGTTTCAGAATTTGCCAACGATTAAGGTGAGCAACAAAGCCTTCGAGAAAAAGTTTAAGTTTGATCCGACCAACGAGCGATACTTGCGCCGTATATTCAACGAGGACATTGTCCGAGAGATGATGGGCTCCGGAGAGGTGATATCCGAATTAGAGAGAGAATGGGAACAGTTGAATAGAGACCGCACCGTGCTTCGGGAGATCTTCCCGAGCGGCGAGTCCAAGGTTGTGTTGCCCTGCAATCTGCAACGGATGATTTGGAACGTGCAGAAGATATTCCACATCAATAAGCGAGCACCGACCGATCTCAGTCCTATGAGAGTGATTCAAGGAGTGAAGAATCTTTTGGAGAAATGTATCATTGTCGCTGGAGACGATAGACTGAGCAAACAGGCGAACGAGAATGCGACATTACTGTTCCAGTGTTTAGTCAGATCAACTTTGTGCACCAAGTGTGTTTCCGAAGAGTTCAGGCTGTCCAGTGAGGCTTTTGAGTGGTTGATCGGAGAAATTGAGACGAGATTCCAGCAAGCTCAGGTATCCCCTGGTGAGATGGTCGGCGCATTGGCCGCACAGTCTCTCGGCGAGCCTGCCACTCAGATGACCCTGAATACTTTCCACTTTGCTGGTGTATCGTCAAAGAACGTAACTCTCGGTGTGCCCAGATTGAAGGAGATCATCAACATTAGTAAGAAACCAAAAGCGCCATCGCTTACAGTATTTTTAACGGGCGCGGCCGCGCGTGACGCTGAAAAGGCGAAGAACGTGCTCTGCCGACTGGAGCACACGACATTGAAAAAGGTGACCGCGAATACGGCGATATACTACGATCCGGATCCGCAAAACACTGTGATCGCGGAGGATCAGGAATTTGTCAACGTTTACTACGAGATGCCTGACTTTGACCCCACGAAAATATCACCGTGGTTATTGCGAATTGAACTGGACAGGAAACGGATGACCGACAAGAAGCTGACGATGGAACAGATCGCGGAGAAGATCAATGCTGGTTTCGGCGACGATCTCAATTGCATCTTCAACGATGACAATGCCGAGAAGCTGGTGTTGCGTATTAGAATAATGAATAGCGATGATAACAAGTTCCAAGACACTGACGAGGAGACTGTGGACAAGATGGAGGATGACATGTTCCTTCGGTGTATCGAAGCTAACATGCTTAGTGATATGACTCTGCAG GGTATCGAAGCTATCGGAAAGGTTTACATGCATCTGCCACAAACCGATTCCAAAAAACGCATTGTCATTACGGAGACTGGTGAATTCAAGGCTATTGCAGAATGGCTTTTGGAAACCGATGGTACGAGCTTGATGAAGGTATTAAGCGAAAGAGACGTGGATCCCGTGCGAACGTTCAGCAACGATATTTGCGAGATATTCCAAGTGCTCGGCATCGAAGCCGTGCGGAAATCAGTGGAGAAAGAAATGAACGCGGTATTGCAGTTCTATGGTCTTTATGTCAACTATCGACATCTCGCCTTACTTTGTGACGTCATGACGGCGAAGGGTCATCTCATGGCGATAACACGTCACGGAATCAATAGACAAGATACCGGTGCTTTGATGAG atgttcCTTTGAAGAAACAGTTGATGTGTTACTGGATGCTGCATCTCATGCAGAGGTAGATCCAATGAGAGGAGTATccgaaaatattataatgggACAACTTCCTCGAATTGGAACAG GATGCTTTGATCTATTATTGGACGCGGAGAAGTGCAAATCTGGAATCGAAATTCCTATGGCGGTTGGCGCAGGCATGATGGGAACGGCGGGAATGTTCTTTGGCAGCGTAACTGGCATATCTAGTATGAGTCCTCAAATGACTCCTTGGATGGGAGCTACTCCTGGTTATGGTGCGTCAAGTATGTCGCCAG CATTGAGCAGCGGTATGACGCCAGGTGGTGCATGTTTCTCACCATCGGGCGCGTCGGATGCATCAGGCTTATCGCCAGCGTACTCGGCTTATTCACCACAACCTGGAAGTCCTGGTAGTCCAGGTCCGAGTATGAGTCCATTCCCAATGTCACCAGCTGGTGCAGCATCGCCTAGTTATTCTCCGACGTCACCAGCATATCTACCTACATCGCCCAGTATGACGCCTTCAAGTCCAAATTATTCACCTACAAGTCCAACGTATTCGCCAACCAGTCCGAATTATTCGCCTACTTCTCCGAGTTATTCGCCAACGAGTCCGAGTTACTCGCCGACTTCTCCGAGTTACTCGCCCACGAGTCCGAGTTACTCGCCTACTTCTCCAAGTTATTCGCCGACGAGTCCCAGTTATTCGCCCACCTCGCCAAGTTATTCGCCAACTAGTCCGAGCTATTCGCCCACGTCGCCGAGCTATTCACCAACCTCGCCGAGTTACTCCCCGACAAGCCCGAGTTACTCGCCAACTTCCCCAAGTTACTCCCCGACAAGTCCAAGTTATTCACCCACGAGTCCAAGTTATTCTCCTACGAGCCCGAGTTATTCACCAACTTCGCCGAGCTATTCACCAAGTTCGCCTAATTACACACCCGCCTCGCCCTCGTATTCGCCCACTTCACCTAGTTATTCGCCGAGCTCGCCGCAATACTCGCCCGCGAGTCCGAGTTATTCTCCTAGCAGTCCCAAATATTCACCGACAAGTCCAAGTTATTCTCCTACTTCTCCGTCATTCGCCGGTACATCACCGCAATACACACCTGCTAGCCCTACGTACTCGCCCACCAGTCCGACGTATTCCCCTACGAGCCCATCGTACTCACCGAGTTCGCCGCAGCATACCGCGTCTGGTAGCACGCGATATTCACCCAGTAGCCCGAATTATTCACCCACCAGTCCAACATACTCTCCTACAAGTCCACAGTACTCACCGTCAAGCACCAAATATTCGCCCACAAGTCCTACTTACACACCTACAAGCCCGAGTTATTCTCCAACGAGTCCGACGTACTCGCCGCCCGTACCGGGATACTCTCCCACGAGTCCCACATACTCGCCGGCGTCACCCGCTTACGAGACCGacgaataa